One Oligoflexus sp. genomic region harbors:
- a CDS encoding VOC family protein, giving the protein MQKITPFLWFNNNAEEAITFYMSIFKHSKILESSRYGEGMPFPAGTLMTASFQLENQQFLALNGGPMFQFTEAISFLVDVTTQEELDYYWSRLLEGGSKQQCGWLKDKYGLSWQIIPSILGKLMGDKDPVKAGRVMQAMLKMDKFIIKDLQRAYEG; this is encoded by the coding sequence ATGCAGAAGATTACCCCATTCCTTTGGTTCAATAACAACGCCGAGGAAGCCATCACCTTCTATATGTCCATCTTCAAACACTCCAAAATTTTGGAATCATCCCGCTATGGCGAAGGGATGCCGTTTCCTGCCGGGACTTTGATGACAGCATCTTTCCAGCTGGAAAATCAGCAGTTTTTGGCCCTTAATGGTGGACCCATGTTTCAATTCACGGAAGCCATTTCCTTTCTGGTGGATGTCACGACTCAGGAGGAACTGGACTATTACTGGAGTCGTCTTCTTGAAGGCGGCTCCAAACAACAGTGTGGTTGGCTCAAGGATAAATATGGTCTTAGCTGGCAGATTATTCCTTCGATACTGGGCAAGCTGATGGGTGACAAGGACCCTGTCAAGGCGGGAAGGGTGATGCAGGCCATGCTGAAAATGGATAAGTTTATCATCAAGGATCTGCAGCGCGCTTATGAGGGCTGA
- a CDS encoding phosphoribosyltransferase family protein yields MKQFKNRSEAGQLLAAKLQAYKNNPDVLVLALPRGGVPVAFEIAQSLEAALDVFLVRKLGVPGHEELGMGAISSGGDRVLNKEIIDALQLSESTVEKVTQREQQELTRREATYRRNRPPLQIQGKTVILVDDGLATGSTMLAAIRAVQKLKAAKIVIAVPVAPVSTFESMEKLGDAMICLMTPEPFYGVGLWYEDFTQTTDEEVINLLEKAESWGKIPESHSYSRDDHLPGFHQVSIPAGSVELAGKLLLPEGENKGIVMLVQGTGYPGQSPQHDLIAHKLYEAGFTTLRFDLLTREEEASELKSRHLRFDTPLLTRRLIQATDWVMHELATYDQPLGFFGSSTGTGAVLKAAATIGRPIKAIVSLSGRPDLAGESLSKVTAPTLLLMGGQDISIMDLNVCARSRMRPGLVRIEVVPQASHLFEEEGALERAANLSTRWFERHLAVQEIGEASHFSHGLRFGDRGRNNEYGLFA; encoded by the coding sequence ATGAAACAGTTTAAAAACAGGTCCGAAGCTGGACAGTTGTTAGCCGCGAAACTGCAGGCTTACAAAAATAATCCTGATGTGCTGGTCCTGGCTCTGCCTCGGGGCGGTGTACCAGTGGCCTTTGAAATAGCTCAGTCTCTTGAGGCCGCGCTCGATGTTTTCCTGGTTCGCAAACTCGGTGTTCCAGGACACGAAGAGCTGGGGATGGGCGCGATATCCAGCGGCGGGGATCGCGTTCTGAATAAGGAAATCATTGACGCGCTGCAACTTTCCGAAAGTACCGTCGAGAAAGTGACCCAGCGTGAGCAGCAGGAGCTGACACGACGGGAAGCCACCTATCGTCGAAACCGTCCGCCCCTGCAAATTCAGGGGAAGACGGTCATCCTCGTGGATGACGGTTTGGCCACGGGTTCCACTATGCTCGCAGCCATTCGCGCTGTGCAAAAGCTGAAAGCCGCGAAAATTGTCATTGCCGTGCCCGTGGCACCAGTCTCAACCTTTGAAAGCATGGAAAAACTGGGTGACGCCATGATCTGCCTCATGACGCCGGAACCATTCTATGGAGTGGGCCTTTGGTATGAGGATTTCACGCAAACCACGGATGAAGAAGTGATCAATCTTCTGGAAAAGGCGGAAAGCTGGGGGAAAATCCCAGAGTCTCACTCGTATTCACGGGATGATCATTTGCCTGGTTTTCATCAGGTTTCCATTCCGGCTGGATCCGTCGAGCTCGCGGGAAAGCTCCTGCTTCCTGAGGGCGAGAATAAAGGCATCGTGATGCTTGTGCAGGGGACCGGCTATCCGGGCCAAAGCCCTCAGCATGATCTCATTGCGCACAAGCTTTACGAGGCTGGTTTTACCACGCTCCGCTTTGATCTTCTGACTCGCGAAGAGGAAGCTTCGGAACTCAAAAGCCGACATCTGCGTTTTGATACACCACTGCTGACCCGGCGTTTGATTCAGGCCACCGACTGGGTCATGCATGAGCTGGCCACCTATGATCAGCCTCTTGGATTTTTCGGCTCAAGTACAGGCACAGGAGCGGTTTTAAAAGCGGCCGCCACCATCGGACGCCCTATCAAAGCCATCGTGTCGTTGAGCGGACGGCCGGATCTGGCCGGAGAATCCCTGAGCAAGGTCACAGCTCCCACCCTACTTTTGATGGGCGGGCAGGATATTTCCATTATGGATCTGAATGTCTGCGCGCGATCCAGGATGCGTCCTGGGCTTGTGCGGATCGAAGTTGTTCCACAAGCCAGCCATCTGTTTGAAGAGGAAGGTGCTTTGGAACGCGCCGCCAACCTCAGCACGCGCTGGTTTGAACGCCATCTTGCGGTGCAGGAAATCGGCGAAGCTTCGCACTTTAGCCATGGATTACGATTCGGAGATCGAGGCCGAAATAATGAGTATGGTTTGTTTGCATGA
- a CDS encoding tetratricopeptide repeat protein, with amino-acid sequence MPINKSSRIAIVAKDKSEGDSLAGVMRAIGFHNLQIFEGAKAAYEVCIREQFPIFVIHNELSDMTGLTLIQKLRATGNYGAEAHLLLVDEISELFLPILQEFNIKYVLPKPFHPEKIQKKFNSLFIEESNLTPFEKDYRAALASLAAGMTDMAREMAIEALKTHGHHEKLLLLLGEIELSIGHPDKARPFFNAALKVNPLSAAATHKIGKTYLMEKDFTKAAEMLNHQMKLNPLNIELLLNAGLSNYESGNLDLANQAMTQLHGLDTQNKKAGEIMATIAIKEGRILDACDVLQDSHDQSELVQFLNNEGVKLSQNNDVPGAIKMYTKCLEAVRNNPYIYAIYYNLGLAYTKIQQHELALDCYKQALKCKPDFERASQAIARYQKAVKSA; translated from the coding sequence ATGCCGATCAATAAGAGTTCGCGAATCGCAATTGTGGCCAAGGATAAGAGCGAAGGAGATAGCCTCGCCGGCGTCATGCGCGCGATTGGCTTTCATAACCTGCAGATCTTTGAAGGCGCAAAAGCCGCGTACGAGGTCTGCATCCGCGAGCAATTCCCCATCTTCGTCATCCATAATGAACTCTCGGATATGACCGGCCTCACGCTGATCCAGAAGCTGCGGGCAACCGGAAACTACGGAGCTGAAGCGCACCTTCTCCTTGTGGATGAAATCTCGGAGCTCTTCCTCCCGATCCTGCAGGAATTCAATATCAAATACGTCCTGCCCAAGCCTTTCCATCCCGAGAAGATCCAGAAGAAATTCAATAGCCTTTTCATTGAGGAATCCAACCTCACGCCCTTTGAAAAGGATTACCGTGCGGCCCTCGCGTCACTCGCAGCGGGCATGACGGACATGGCTCGGGAGATGGCGATTGAGGCGCTCAAGACGCATGGCCATCATGAAAAGCTGCTTCTGCTCCTGGGTGAGATCGAGCTGAGCATCGGGCATCCCGACAAGGCACGGCCCTTTTTCAATGCGGCCTTGAAGGTTAATCCTCTCTCGGCAGCGGCCACGCATAAGATCGGCAAGACCTATCTCATGGAAAAGGACTTCACCAAGGCTGCTGAGATGTTGAACCACCAGATGAAGCTGAATCCTTTGAATATCGAACTGCTCCTGAACGCGGGCCTGTCCAACTATGAAAGCGGAAACCTGGACCTTGCAAATCAGGCCATGACTCAGCTCCATGGACTCGACACGCAGAACAAGAAAGCGGGCGAGATCATGGCCACCATTGCTATCAAGGAAGGCCGGATCCTGGATGCCTGTGATGTGCTGCAGGATTCTCATGACCAATCGGAGCTGGTGCAATTCCTGAATAATGAAGGTGTGAAGCTCTCGCAGAATAACGATGTTCCGGGCGCGATCAAGATGTATACGAAGTGCCTGGAAGCAGTCCGTAATAATCCTTATATCTATGCAATCTATTATAACCTCGGCCTTGCCTATACAAAGATTCAGCAGCATGAACTGGCTCTCGACTGCTATAAGCAGGCCTTGAAATGCAAACCTGATTTCGAACGCGCGTCTCAGGCCATTGCCCGGTATCAGAAGGCCGTGAAGTCAGCTTAG